From a region of the Rhipicephalus microplus isolate Deutch F79 chromosome X, USDA_Rmic, whole genome shotgun sequence genome:
- the LOC142775640 gene encoding uncharacterized protein LOC142775640, giving the protein MARVRDGVFTTVVKEDGRVRVEAQSGKSMVDALAKAQEVVENSMEGENLVIIHAELNDVLKGKDQNLQRQRMGCGSSEKPLGVCMGPYAQSQRSGGNLVGLKGG; this is encoded by the coding sequence atggccagggttagggatggcgtcttcacgacagtagtgaaggaagatgggagagtgagggtggaggcccagtcagggaagagcatggtggatgcactggccaaagctcaggaggtcgtagagaacagcatggagggcgaaaatctcgtcattattcatgctgagctcaatgatgtgttgaagggcaaggatcagaaccttcagagacagaGAATGGGATGCggaagctccgagaagcctctgggagtgtgcatgggaccatatgcacagtcccagaggtctgggggcaatCTCGtaggattgaaaggagggtag